Part of the Tenacibaculum sp. SZ-18 genome, AGCATAATTTATATGATTACAGATTCACATACACACTTATATTCTGAGCAATTTGATGAAGATAGAGATTTAATGATTGCAAGAGCTAAAGAAATTGGAGTTTCAAGATTTTTTATCCCAGCCATTGATAGCTCTTACACGGATAGAATGTTCGAATTAGAGAAAAATTATCCAAATGATGTGTATTTAATGATGGGCTTACACCCAACTTCTGTGAAAGAAAATTATCAAGAGGAATTGGCTCATGTAAAAGATTGGATTGATCAGCGAGAATTTTACGCCATTGGTGAAATTGGAATTGATTTATATTGGGATAAAACATTTTTAAAACAACAACAAGAATCTTTTAGAATACAAATACAATGGGCAAAAGAAAAAAAACTTCCCATTGTAATTCATTGTAGAAATGCTTTTGATGAAATTTTTGAAGTATTAGAACTAGAAAAAGGGGATGATTTACGCGGAATTTTTCATTGTTTCACTGGAACTTTAGAACAAGCACAGAAGGCTATTTCGTACAATATGAAATTAGGTATTGGTGGAGTTGTAACATTTAAAAACGGTAAAATTGATAAGTTTTTAAATGAGGTAGATTTAGAACATATTGTTCTTGAAACTGACTCGCCTTATTTAGCACCAACTCCGTATAGAGGCAAAAGAAACGAAAGTAGTTATATAGAGCAAGTTGTTGGGAAACTTGTTGATATCTACGGAAAAAAATTCCAAGAAATTTCAGAAATTACAACTGAAAACTCTAAAGCTGTATTTGGTGTCTGAAATTAATATCGCAAATTA contains:
- a CDS encoding TatD family hydrolase → MITDSHTHLYSEQFDEDRDLMIARAKEIGVSRFFIPAIDSSYTDRMFELEKNYPNDVYLMMGLHPTSVKENYQEELAHVKDWIDQREFYAIGEIGIDLYWDKTFLKQQQESFRIQIQWAKEKKLPIVIHCRNAFDEIFEVLELEKGDDLRGIFHCFTGTLEQAQKAISYNMKLGIGGVVTFKNGKIDKFLNEVDLEHIVLETDSPYLAPTPYRGKRNESSYIEQVVGKLVDIYGKKFQEISEITTENSKAVFGV